The Shewanella sp. KX20019 genome window below encodes:
- a CDS encoding S9 family peptidase, translating to MKLLFAFTLSSVMLLGCTNMTATTQIEPPKADKIPHIMELHGETRIDDYYWMRDDERKDPKIIAHLNAENDYTKVQFQPYDALKKQLFEELIGRLDKDESSVPYFWHNHWYYRYYKAGFEYPVVARKTELKSSDELVLLDVNDRAKGHDFYGLGGISVSPDESKLVFGEDLLSRRIYTLYFKDLNTGELIEDQLEGTDGHVVWANDNQHLFYIAKDPKTLLGYQVFRHQLGTAQTEDVLVYEEKDDTFYIGLGKSLDETSIALYAESTITSEVSMLDANAALGEFKPILAREEGHEYSVSKLAGSYYILTNWQASNFRLMKVAVDKAADKQAWQDVIGHDEQSRIEDVLLLDQYMVVQTRERGISRIHVYPLQGQDFDMAAGFELEFNDPAYVVGFDVNASQHSDKLRVYYSSPTTPESVYEYDLAKPNQRELLKQEKVLGGFDATLYQAERLFVKARDGEEVPVTLVYRKDMFNKDGTNPLYQYGYGSYGYTVDPDFSSSILSLLDRGFIYSIAHVRGSEMLGRGWYDDGRMLNKQNSFNDFVDVTQELVAQGYGDKDKVVAAGGSAGGLLMGGVINQAPQSYFAVAAHVPFVDVVTTMLDESIPLTTNEYDEWGNPNEQVYFDYMLSYSPYDQVKAQEYPHLLVTTGLHDSQVQYFEPAKWVAKLRDMKTDNNVLLFDTDMEAGHGGKSGRYRRYEDKAQEYAFFIGLLGLDSGLAKSVDKVTAK from the coding sequence ATGAAACTACTTTTCGCCTTCACACTAAGCAGCGTAATGCTACTCGGATGTACTAATATGACCGCAACAACGCAAATTGAGCCACCTAAAGCTGACAAAATTCCTCACATTATGGAGCTGCATGGTGAAACTCGTATCGATGACTATTACTGGATGCGTGATGACGAGCGTAAAGACCCTAAGATCATTGCTCACCTTAATGCTGAAAATGACTATACCAAGGTGCAATTTCAGCCTTACGACGCACTTAAAAAGCAGCTATTTGAAGAGCTGATCGGCAGACTTGATAAGGATGAATCGAGCGTGCCCTATTTTTGGCATAATCATTGGTATTACCGCTACTACAAAGCGGGCTTTGAATATCCGGTAGTGGCTAGGAAAACTGAGTTAAAAAGTAGCGATGAGTTAGTGCTACTTGACGTCAACGATCGCGCTAAAGGTCATGACTTTTACGGTTTAGGGGGCATATCGGTCAGCCCTGATGAAAGTAAATTAGTCTTTGGTGAGGACCTACTCAGTCGCCGGATCTATACCCTCTACTTTAAAGATCTTAATACAGGTGAGCTAATCGAAGATCAGCTTGAAGGTACTGACGGTCACGTCGTATGGGCCAATGATAATCAACATCTATTCTATATCGCTAAAGATCCCAAAACCTTGCTCGGTTATCAGGTGTTTCGCCATCAACTGGGGACAGCACAAACTGAAGATGTACTGGTGTATGAAGAAAAAGATGACACCTTTTATATTGGCCTGGGTAAATCACTCGACGAAACCTCAATCGCCCTGTACGCAGAAAGTACCATTACCAGTGAGGTATCAATGCTGGATGCTAATGCGGCGTTAGGCGAGTTTAAGCCAATATTGGCACGAGAAGAGGGGCATGAGTATTCGGTCTCTAAATTGGCTGGCAGCTATTACATCTTAACCAACTGGCAGGCGAGTAACTTTCGCTTAATGAAAGTCGCGGTAGATAAAGCTGCTGACAAGCAAGCTTGGCAAGATGTTATTGGCCACGATGAACAATCAAGAATTGAAGATGTACTGTTACTAGACCAATACATGGTGGTGCAAACCCGTGAACGTGGCATCAGTCGTATTCATGTGTATCCATTGCAGGGGCAAGATTTTGATATGGCTGCGGGTTTTGAACTTGAGTTCAATGATCCCGCTTATGTGGTTGGCTTTGATGTGAATGCTAGCCAGCATAGCGACAAACTCAGAGTGTATTACTCTAGCCCGACCACGCCAGAGTCTGTCTACGAGTATGATTTGGCAAAGCCCAATCAACGTGAGCTGCTGAAGCAAGAAAAAGTGCTCGGTGGCTTTGATGCCACGCTTTACCAAGCAGAGCGATTATTTGTCAAAGCGCGTGATGGTGAAGAGGTTCCTGTGACTCTGGTTTACCGCAAAGACATGTTCAACAAAGATGGGACTAACCCGTTGTACCAATATGGCTATGGCTCATATGGCTACACGGTTGATCCTGACTTTAGCTCCTCTATCTTGAGCTTGCTGGATCGTGGCTTTATCTATTCGATTGCCCATGTACGTGGCTCGGAAATGCTTGGACGTGGTTGGTATGACGATGGGCGTATGCTCAATAAACAAAATAGCTTCAATGACTTTGTCGACGTAACCCAGGAACTAGTTGCACAAGGCTATGGAGATAAAGACAAGGTTGTCGCGGCAGGTGGTAGTGCTGGTGGGTTGCTGATGGGCGGGGTGATAAACCAAGCACCACAAAGCTACTTTGCCGTTGCAGCGCACGTGCCGTTTGTTGATGTGGTAACGACTATGTTGGATGAATCAATCCCGCTCACGACTAACGAGTATGACGAATGGGGCAACCCGAACGAGCAAGTCTATTTTGACTACATGCTAAGTTATTCGCCATATGATCAAGTTAAAGCGCAAGAGTACCCGCATTTGCTAGTCACTACCGGCTTACACGATTCACAAGTTCAATACTTTGAACCTGCTAAGTGGGTCGCTAAGCTGCGCGATATGAAGACCGACAATAATGTACTGCTGTTTGATACCGATATGGAAGCGGGGCACGGTGGTAAGAGTGGCCGTTATCGCCGCTATGAAGACAAAGCGCAAGAGTACGCCTTCTTCATCGGCTTGCTTGGCTTAGATAGTGGCTTGGCTAAAAGTGTAGATAAGGTAACTGCCAAATAG
- the ribB gene encoding 3,4-dihydroxy-2-butanone-4-phosphate synthase: MNQSLLAPYGNAIERVNAALTALRQGKGVLVVDDEDRENEGDLIYSAETLTNEQMALLIRECSGIVCLCLTDERIAQLELPPMVVDNNSQYGTAFTVSIEAKVGVTTGVSAADRVTTVKAAIADGAVANDLARPGHVYPLRARPGGVLERRGHTEGTVDLMKLAGLKPFGVLCEVTLPDGTMARLPEIVSFGQQHDMPVLTIEDIVAYRNSQ; this comes from the coding sequence ATGAATCAGTCTTTACTCGCGCCTTATGGCAATGCTATCGAACGCGTCAATGCCGCACTTACTGCCCTTCGACAAGGGAAAGGGGTGTTAGTTGTTGATGATGAAGATAGAGAAAACGAAGGCGATCTTATCTATAGCGCCGAAACCCTTACCAATGAGCAGATGGCGCTACTTATTCGCGAATGTAGCGGTATCGTTTGCTTGTGCCTTACTGATGAGCGAATTGCGCAGCTAGAGCTGCCGCCTATGGTCGTTGATAACAACAGCCAATACGGCACCGCCTTTACCGTCAGCATCGAAGCTAAAGTGGGTGTTACCACTGGCGTATCGGCAGCAGATAGAGTGACCACGGTAAAAGCGGCCATTGCAGATGGCGCCGTTGCTAATGACCTTGCCCGCCCAGGACATGTCTATCCTCTACGTGCTCGCCCGGGGGGAGTATTGGAGCGTCGCGGCCATACCGAAGGCACTGTCGACTTAATGAAGCTGGCAGGATTGAAACCTTTTGGCGTTCTGTGTGAAGTGACGTTACCCGATGGCACAATGGCACGCCTGCCTGAAATCGTCAGCTTTGGGCAGCAGCATGATATGCCAGTGCTAACGATTGAAGATATTGTGGCTTACCGTAATTCGCAGTAA
- a CDS encoding EAL domain-containing protein codes for MLSLLSHLSLKQKLFLFASLPMLILVVFAVLHSISLSKQYQNASANALTTQVTLGVEKVIFELQKERGLSAGYVSSDGEEFSAELQQQWQTTDQALQSLLQNGALKKVLAGTQDDYPLFIALQERIGRSSAERERLTQFRHQVLSLDSNRYFNYYSQLNQKLISFISQLRFKSESSYLVIVQSDLVNALKIQELAGQERGLVNQLLAAATINLDSFDAISDITEQLTNTVNNASSVMTKENRAKFSAFGDSLEQQEIEALRRQLQQQIALIEHAYRVSKLVGYDGLMHDFNSYLMSASPQHSISFEQHYFEIGVALTEIERQPNLTEQQLELIAVIKRTVDSYADYLQQIKSSKQPLPPMTTLAGKYEVMHQALLQLQHQAPLISSAHWWSTASAGVELMYQMNIQLTEKIARQSDIEKQQILSSLYISLLTGMLFFYILFILGKYICNHLIDLITTIVQDVEEMAKDPSLQLQIDIKGSGELAQISTALNQMLSERMLAKNSMLQASAVFEHSSEGIMVTDADNCIELVNPAFTKITGYTLDEVKGHKPSILSSNHHRPEFYRALWQSLADTNHWEGEIWNKRKDGNVYPEYLSITAVKDAQDNICQHIGLFLDVSNHKQYEQDLWYKTNYDSLTKLPNRHLFSSRLQHAINTASQHQAQVAVFFIDLDRFKFINELHGHAAGNDILKQSALRLADVLGPEDSIARFGGDEFAIISPQLNTNETAEQLAQKLTEVLVHPIKLGAIESNISASVGVAFYPEDGQDIEMLLRNAETAMYQAKRDGRAHFQYFSPEMNVEMLERMRLEQRLRKAVKQSEFYLEYQPVVDMQHGTVSSVEALIRWRDPEFGIISPALFIPIAEETGLIEPLGEWILEQALTDLAQWHSQGHMLKIAINVSGRQCINSHGRSFYEILKEALERHGIAPLYLHVEITESMLIEDKPYSLQILESIRQLGVDIYLDDFGTGYSALSYLNQFPISVIKIDKSFIDNATVNQSDAKLVKAVVMMGQSLEMPLVAEGIETEEQWDFLQALGCDYAQGYLMSKPLSSERLVTFLENETAINRIINRKALTAVK; via the coding sequence ATGTTAAGCCTGTTAAGCCATTTGAGCTTAAAACAAAAGCTATTCTTATTTGCCTCATTGCCAATGCTAATATTGGTGGTGTTTGCAGTGCTGCATTCAATATCACTATCTAAGCAGTATCAAAATGCCTCCGCTAATGCGTTAACCACTCAAGTCACACTCGGCGTCGAGAAGGTTATTTTCGAACTACAAAAAGAGCGCGGCTTATCAGCGGGCTATGTGAGTAGTGACGGCGAAGAGTTTAGCGCAGAGCTGCAACAGCAATGGCAAACAACCGATCAAGCATTGCAAAGCTTGCTGCAAAACGGAGCACTAAAAAAGGTATTAGCAGGCACCCAAGATGACTACCCGTTATTTATTGCGTTACAGGAGCGAATTGGCCGCAGCAGCGCTGAACGAGAACGACTAACACAATTTCGTCACCAGGTGCTCAGCCTAGACAGTAACCGATATTTTAACTATTACTCGCAACTCAACCAAAAGCTGATCAGTTTTATTTCGCAACTGCGCTTTAAAAGTGAAAGCTCCTATCTGGTCATAGTTCAATCCGATCTTGTAAACGCCTTAAAAATCCAAGAACTCGCGGGACAAGAGCGGGGTTTAGTCAACCAACTCCTCGCAGCAGCAACGATTAACCTTGACTCATTCGATGCGATTTCAGATATCACCGAGCAGCTCACCAATACTGTCAACAACGCAAGCTCGGTGATGACCAAAGAGAATCGTGCCAAGTTCAGTGCATTTGGGGATAGCCTTGAACAGCAAGAGATCGAAGCGCTTCGACGGCAATTACAGCAACAAATAGCCCTCATCGAACATGCGTATCGTGTTAGTAAACTCGTGGGCTATGATGGCTTAATGCACGACTTCAATAGCTATTTGATGTCCGCTTCTCCTCAGCATAGCATCAGTTTTGAGCAACATTATTTTGAAATTGGGGTTGCACTAACAGAGATTGAACGTCAGCCGAACTTAACTGAACAGCAGCTAGAACTTATTGCAGTCATTAAACGTACTGTCGATAGTTACGCTGACTATCTGCAACAGATTAAAAGCAGTAAGCAGCCTTTGCCACCAATGACTACGCTGGCAGGCAAATATGAAGTCATGCATCAAGCATTACTGCAATTGCAACACCAAGCTCCGCTGATTAGCAGTGCACATTGGTGGTCAACGGCGAGTGCAGGTGTTGAGTTGATGTATCAAATGAACATTCAACTGACAGAAAAAATTGCGCGCCAAAGTGATATCGAGAAGCAACAAATTTTGTCCTCTCTGTATATCAGCCTACTCACTGGCATGTTGTTTTTTTACATTCTCTTTATCTTAGGCAAGTACATCTGCAATCACCTTATCGATTTGATCACTACCATAGTGCAAGATGTCGAAGAGATGGCTAAAGATCCTAGTCTACAGCTACAAATCGACATAAAAGGCAGCGGCGAGCTAGCGCAAATATCCACCGCACTGAATCAGATGCTAAGCGAGCGCATGCTGGCCAAAAACTCAATGCTGCAAGCATCAGCAGTATTTGAACACTCATCTGAAGGCATTATGGTGACCGATGCGGATAACTGTATCGAATTGGTTAACCCCGCTTTTACCAAAATCACCGGCTATACCCTTGACGAAGTTAAAGGCCATAAACCAAGCATTTTAAGCTCTAATCACCATCGTCCGGAGTTTTACCGTGCGCTTTGGCAGTCATTGGCTGACACTAACCATTGGGAAGGCGAGATCTGGAATAAACGAAAAGATGGTAACGTCTATCCAGAATATCTGTCGATCACAGCAGTAAAAGATGCCCAAGATAATATTTGCCAGCACATAGGTTTGTTTCTGGACGTGAGTAACCACAAGCAGTATGAACAAGACCTGTGGTACAAGACTAATTACGATTCACTAACTAAGTTGCCAAATCGTCATCTATTTTCATCACGATTACAGCATGCGATTAATACTGCTAGCCAGCATCAAGCTCAAGTCGCGGTTTTCTTTATCGATTTAGATCGTTTCAAATTTATTAATGAACTGCATGGCCATGCTGCAGGTAACGATATTCTCAAGCAATCAGCCCTGCGCCTTGCCGACGTGCTCGGGCCTGAAGATTCTATTGCCCGTTTTGGTGGCGATGAATTTGCAATCATTTCACCGCAACTAAATACCAACGAAACGGCTGAGCAACTGGCACAAAAGCTGACTGAAGTGTTGGTACATCCGATAAAATTGGGTGCGATTGAAAGCAATATTTCTGCTAGCGTCGGCGTGGCCTTCTATCCAGAAGATGGTCAAGACATAGAGATGTTACTGAGAAATGCAGAAACCGCCATGTATCAAGCCAAACGAGATGGCCGAGCACATTTCCAGTACTTCTCACCTGAGATGAACGTCGAAATGTTAGAACGGATGCGACTCGAACAGCGATTACGAAAAGCAGTAAAACAGTCTGAGTTTTACTTGGAGTATCAACCTGTCGTTGATATGCAGCACGGCACCGTTTCAAGTGTTGAAGCGCTTATTCGTTGGCGAGATCCTGAGTTTGGCATTATCTCTCCAGCGCTATTTATTCCCATCGCTGAAGAGACAGGACTTATTGAACCTTTAGGGGAGTGGATTTTAGAGCAAGCCCTTACCGATCTGGCACAGTGGCACTCACAAGGTCATATGCTTAAAATCGCCATTAACGTGTCTGGCCGCCAATGTATCAACTCTCATGGTCGCAGTTTTTATGAGATTCTCAAGGAAGCACTTGAGCGTCATGGTATTGCGCCGCTGTATCTACATGTAGAAATAACGGAAAGCATGCTCATTGAGGATAAACCTTACAGCTTACAAATTCTTGAATCCATAAGGCAATTGGGAGTTGATATTTATCTCGACGATTTTGGTACAGGCTATTCAGCACTTAGCTATCTTAACCAGTTCCCGATATCCGTCATAAAAATTGATAAGAGCTTCATCGACAACGCCACGGTTAACCAGTCTGATGCCAAGCTCGTTAAAGCCGTAGTAATGATGGGGCAGAGCCTAGAAATGCCACTGGTTGCAGAAGGCATAGAAACCGAAGAGCAGTGGGACTTCTTACAAGCGCTCGGCTGCGACTACGCTCAGGGTTATTTAATGTCCAAGCCGTTATCCAGTGAAAGACTGGTCACCTTTCTTGAAAATGAAACAGCTATTAATCGCATCATTAACCGTAAAGCACTAACAGCGGTAAAGTAG
- the ftnA gene encoding non-heme ferritin, giving the protein MLAQKMIDQLNDQINMEFFSSNLYLQMSAWCEDKGFEGAAKFMRAHATEEMGHMHRLFTYVSETGGMPLLGTIEAPQADFPSLLALFEYTYEHEQLITKKINELAHAAFSNQDYSTFNFLQWYVSEQHEEEKLFKSIVDKIRLVGEDGKALFFVDKDLAQMAVEESASVMTSVA; this is encoded by the coding sequence ATGTTGGCCCAGAAGATGATTGACCAGTTAAACGACCAGATCAACATGGAGTTTTTCTCCTCTAACCTGTACTTACAGATGAGTGCATGGTGTGAAGATAAAGGTTTTGAAGGCGCGGCTAAATTTATGCGTGCCCATGCAACTGAAGAGATGGGGCATATGCATCGTTTGTTCACTTATGTCAGCGAAACAGGTGGCATGCCGCTGTTGGGGACGATTGAAGCGCCGCAAGCTGACTTTCCTTCGTTACTGGCGCTATTCGAATACACTTATGAGCACGAGCAGTTGATCACTAAAAAGATTAACGAACTTGCTCACGCAGCATTCAGTAACCAAGATTATTCCACCTTCAACTTCCTGCAGTGGTATGTTTCAGAGCAGCATGAAGAAGAGAAGCTATTCAAATCAATCGTAGATAAAATTCGTTTGGTAGGTGAAGACGGTAAAGCACTATTCTTCGTCGATAAAGATTTAGCACAAATGGCGGTTGAAGAATCTGCTAGCGTGATGACAAGCGTTGCTTAA
- the moeA gene encoding molybdopterin molybdotransferase MoeA: MQTNADPCTQPSLMHPTLAIVKLLEQVQPVTDSEIVTLTQALGRVLAEDLASHVDLPPFDNSAMDGYAFNFDDLDITKPLTLIGDSFAGHPYTGQCVKGGCIRIMTGAPVPAGYDTVQMQEKVTVEGKKISIEAPKAKGANVRYRAEELTTGTKVLTTGTLIGAAEMGVLATIGASQLRVFRPLKVAFFSTGDELRPVGSELGPGQIYDSNRYSIQGLLSRANVEWIDLGVIEDDKEAIRQAFKTASTQADMVLTSGGVSVGDADYTKQILDEEGEITFWKLAIKPGKPFAFGHLGDAVFCGLPGNPVSSMVTFYKLVWPLLQKMQGLPQVKPVTFNATLTHNIRKFPGRVEYQRAVLSYNEQGEAQVAVTGGQGSGMLTSMTLANCFIILEQDCDGVTAGSKVTVEPFNSVLG; the protein is encoded by the coding sequence ATGCAGACTAATGCAGACCCATGTACTCAACCTAGCCTAATGCATCCCACGCTAGCGATTGTTAAATTACTCGAGCAAGTGCAACCCGTCACAGATTCAGAAATTGTCACGCTGACACAAGCCTTAGGGCGCGTCTTAGCCGAAGACCTCGCTTCTCATGTCGACTTGCCTCCTTTCGACAACTCAGCAATGGACGGTTACGCTTTTAACTTTGATGATCTTGACATCACTAAGCCGTTAACACTAATTGGCGACTCTTTTGCGGGTCATCCGTATACAGGCCAATGCGTTAAAGGTGGTTGTATCCGCATAATGACCGGTGCACCCGTTCCCGCTGGTTACGACACCGTGCAGATGCAAGAAAAAGTCACTGTGGAAGGTAAAAAGATCAGCATTGAGGCGCCAAAAGCAAAAGGGGCAAACGTCCGCTACCGCGCAGAAGAGCTAACAACAGGCACTAAAGTCCTCACGACGGGTACACTTATCGGTGCTGCAGAGATGGGGGTTCTCGCTACCATTGGCGCCAGCCAATTACGAGTTTTTCGTCCGCTAAAGGTCGCTTTCTTCTCAACGGGCGACGAATTACGCCCCGTGGGCAGCGAGCTTGGCCCAGGCCAAATATACGACTCTAACCGCTACAGCATTCAAGGATTACTTAGCCGCGCTAACGTAGAGTGGATCGACCTTGGCGTTATTGAAGATGACAAAGAAGCCATCCGCCAAGCCTTTAAAACAGCTTCAACCCAGGCCGACATGGTACTAACATCAGGCGGTGTCTCTGTTGGCGATGCCGACTATACCAAACAAATCCTCGATGAAGAGGGTGAGATCACCTTCTGGAAGCTGGCGATTAAACCGGGTAAGCCATTTGCGTTTGGTCACTTAGGGGATGCTGTGTTCTGTGGTTTACCCGGAAATCCAGTGTCTTCAATGGTGACGTTTTATAAGCTTGTTTGGCCATTACTGCAAAAAATGCAGGGGTTACCGCAAGTTAAACCAGTGACATTCAATGCCACGCTAACCCACAACATTCGTAAGTTCCCGGGCCGAGTAGAATATCAACGAGCGGTACTTAGCTATAACGAACAGGGTGAAGCACAAGTCGCCGTCACTGGCGGACAAGGCTCTGGCATGCTGACATCAATGACCTTAGCCAACTGCTTTATCATCTTAGAGCAAGACTGTGATGGCGTAACGGCAGGCAGCAAGGTCACCGTTGAACCATTCAACAGTGTACTTGGTTAA